One genomic window of Verrucomicrobiia bacterium includes the following:
- a CDS encoding NUDIX domain-containing protein has product MPEDIFDVVNERDEVIGQKPRSEVHRLGLLHRAVHVLVFNARGQIFLQKRSMKKDRHPGVWDSSASGHVDAGEDYDTTSVRELQEEIGLIVTPPPQRVFKIDACDETDQEFVWVYRCAAEGPFELNVEEVEKGEWRDAGAVDLSVLQHPQDFAPAFAFLWRRFRSLTYDGR; this is encoded by the coding sequence ATGCCTGAAGACATTTTTGATGTGGTGAATGAGCGCGACGAAGTCATCGGCCAAAAGCCTCGAAGCGAGGTTCATCGCCTCGGCCTGTTGCATCGCGCTGTGCATGTGCTGGTATTCAATGCCCGCGGGCAAATTTTCCTGCAGAAGCGGTCGATGAAAAAGGACCGCCATCCGGGCGTGTGGGACTCCTCGGCATCGGGACATGTCGACGCCGGCGAGGATTATGACACGACATCAGTTCGCGAACTTCAGGAGGAAATCGGGCTGATCGTCACCCCGCCGCCGCAACGTGTGTTCAAAATCGACGCGTGCGACGAAACCGATCAGGAGTTTGTCTGGGTGTATCGTTGCGCGGCAGAGGGACCCTTCGAGTTGAATGTGGAAGAGGTTGAGAAGGGCGAGTGGCGGGATGCTGGCGCCGTGGACCTTTCGGTTCTCCAGCATCCACAAGACTTCGCACCCGCGTTCGCCTTCCTGTGGCGGCGATTCAGGAGCCTGACGTACGATGGCCGCTGA
- a CDS encoding 3-deoxy-7-phosphoheptulonate synthase → MFRTQDLHVKEIVRLSAPRELKAEFPITAMASATVARGREAVTRILEQQDARLLVVVGPCSIHDTTGALEYARKLAALRNEFSTQMEIVMRVYFEKPRTTIGWKGLINDPRLDNSQDIISGLKIARRLLLDVADLGLPAATEFLDPIIPQYIADLIAWAAIGARTTESQTHRELASGLSMPVGFKNATDGSLQTAVDAMYSARTSHSFLGIDQEGFTSIVRTTGNPDGHVVLRGGRLQTNYDAKSIADAEAKLSQSKLRPVLMVDCSHANSGKQPARQEDVWRSIIEQRIGGTRSLIGAMIESYLQEGAQPIPTNAADLRYGVSITDPCISWETTERLLRWGFEKLATASREAIAAA, encoded by the coding sequence ATGTTCCGGACTCAGGATTTACACGTTAAAGAAATCGTTCGATTGTCGGCGCCTCGCGAGCTGAAGGCGGAGTTTCCGATCACCGCAATGGCGAGTGCCACGGTCGCCCGCGGCCGCGAAGCCGTTACCCGCATTCTTGAACAGCAAGATGCGCGACTGCTGGTCGTCGTTGGCCCATGCTCCATTCACGACACCACGGGAGCGCTCGAATACGCGCGCAAACTGGCGGCCCTGCGCAACGAGTTTTCCACCCAGATGGAAATTGTGATGCGCGTCTATTTCGAGAAGCCACGCACGACAATCGGCTGGAAGGGATTGATCAACGATCCTCGCCTGGACAATTCCCAGGACATCATCTCGGGACTTAAAATCGCGCGGCGCCTGCTGCTCGACGTCGCCGATCTGGGATTGCCCGCGGCGACAGAATTTCTCGACCCGATTATTCCTCAGTATATCGCTGACCTGATCGCGTGGGCCGCGATTGGCGCGCGCACAACGGAAAGCCAGACCCACCGTGAACTCGCAAGCGGGCTCTCCATGCCAGTGGGTTTCAAGAACGCGACTGATGGCAGCCTGCAAACTGCTGTCGACGCCATGTACTCTGCCCGCACAAGCCACAGTTTCCTGGGCATCGACCAGGAGGGCTTCACCAGCATTGTCCGCACAACGGGAAATCCGGATGGGCATGTTGTCCTGCGCGGCGGCCGTTTGCAGACGAATTACGACGCAAAAAGCATCGCCGATGCGGAAGCAAAGCTGAGTCAATCCAAACTGCGGCCCGTCCTGATGGTTGATTGCAGCCATGCGAATTCCGGCAAACAGCCGGCACGCCAGGAGGATGTATGGCGCAGCATCATCGAGCAGCGCATTGGCGGGACGCGATCGCTGATTGGCGCGATGATCGAGAGCTATTTGCAGGAAGGCGCGCAACCCATTCCCACCAACGCTGCGGACCTGCGATACGGCGTTTCGATCACCGATCCATGCATCTCCTGGGAAACCACGGAGCGCCTGCTGCGCTGGGGCTTCGAGAAGCTTGCCACCGCTTCGCGCGAAGCCATCGCGGCCGCCTGA
- the rsmA gene encoding 16S rRNA (adenine(1518)-N(6)/adenine(1519)-N(6))-dimethyltransferase RsmA, with translation MKLNEIREWLAREDIQLTKSLGQNFLHDEHQLDRIVAASELCSTDKVLEIGPGLGPLTERLVEKAGEVFAIEKDQRLFDVLQQRFPAAIVDSTQRSAEAQTERPGGPEQAILRVRHDDALDYLQHAPRDWSEWKLVANLPYSVASPILVELAQGERSPQRLVATLQFEVAKRLMAQADDDDYGVLTLLVQLDFEPRAVFKIPSSCFFPEPGVDSGCVTLVRRPTLLLQGDQRRTFVRLVKTAFSQRRKMMLKLLKQNWPLDKLNDAFATLKISPQERAEKLSLDQFVALTELLH, from the coding sequence ATGAAACTGAACGAAATTCGCGAATGGCTGGCGCGAGAGGATATCCAGTTAACCAAGTCCCTGGGGCAAAACTTCCTTCACGATGAACATCAACTGGATCGGATCGTCGCCGCGAGCGAGCTGTGTTCGACCGACAAAGTTCTGGAAATCGGGCCGGGCCTGGGGCCGTTGACCGAACGTCTCGTCGAGAAGGCGGGAGAGGTCTTTGCGATTGAAAAAGACCAGCGGCTCTTTGACGTTCTGCAACAACGCTTTCCCGCGGCCATCGTTGACTCCACGCAGCGGTCTGCCGAGGCGCAGACGGAACGTCCCGGGGGGCCGGAGCAGGCGATCCTGCGTGTTCGTCATGACGACGCCCTGGATTACCTGCAGCATGCGCCGCGCGATTGGAGTGAATGGAAGTTGGTGGCGAACCTGCCTTATTCCGTGGCCTCCCCGATCCTGGTTGAGCTGGCGCAGGGCGAGCGTTCTCCACAGCGGCTGGTGGCAACCCTGCAGTTTGAGGTTGCCAAACGTTTGATGGCCCAGGCCGACGATGACGATTACGGAGTGCTGACGCTGCTGGTTCAGCTGGATTTTGAGCCACGCGCTGTCTTCAAGATTCCCTCGAGCTGCTTCTTTCCCGAACCCGGCGTCGATTCGGGATGCGTTACATTGGTGCGGCGTCCGACGCTCCTGCTGCAAGGTGACCAGCGGCGAACATTTGTGCGCCTTGTCAAAACCGCGTTCTCCCAGCGGCGAAAGATGATGCTGAAGTTATTGAAGCAGAACTGGCCGCTGGACAAGCTCAACGATGCTTTTGCCACGCTCAAGATTTCACCGCAGGAACGCGCTGAAAAACTGAGCCTCGACCAATTCGTCGCGCTCACGGAACTCCTGCATTGA
- a CDS encoding 7-carboxy-7-deazaguanine synthase codes for MSDTLVINEIYLSLQGESTWAGLPCVFIRLTACNLRCSYCDTAYAFTEGKRQSLAEIRSTVERLAAPFRLSPSTSPNRNLPLVELTGGEPLLQGNSIQLMQQLCDGGFTVLLETSGAHDIGPVDPRVHRIVDLKCPSSGEVERNRWENLGCLKNKDEIKFVLGTQEDYAWAKETIEKHSLAGICPLLFSWVHPLRREQQHPSLKPVPSGQTPISRQELVERIIADALPVRFQIQMHKVIWAPEQRGV; via the coding sequence ATGTCCGACACGCTCGTCATCAACGAAATCTATCTCAGCCTTCAGGGCGAAAGCACCTGGGCCGGGTTGCCATGCGTCTTCATACGACTGACAGCATGCAATCTCCGCTGTTCCTACTGCGACACTGCGTATGCGTTCACGGAAGGCAAACGGCAAAGCCTCGCGGAAATTCGCAGCACAGTCGAACGGCTCGCGGCTCCCTTCCGCCTGTCTCCTTCCACATCTCCAAATCGAAACCTTCCGCTCGTTGAACTGACGGGAGGCGAGCCGTTGCTGCAAGGGAATTCCATTCAGTTGATGCAGCAACTCTGCGACGGCGGATTTACGGTTTTGCTCGAGACTAGCGGTGCGCACGACATCGGTCCTGTCGATCCCCGCGTGCATCGCATCGTGGATTTGAAATGCCCAAGCAGTGGCGAGGTGGAACGGAATCGATGGGAAAATTTGGGGTGCTTGAAGAACAAGGACGAGATCAAATTCGTTCTCGGAACGCAGGAGGATTATGCCTGGGCCAAAGAGACGATTGAGAAACATTCGCTCGCCGGCATTTGTCCGTTGCTCTTCTCGTGGGTGCATCCGCTCAGGAGGGAGCAGCAGCACCCGTCGTTGAAACCGGTGCCGTCAGGACAGACGCCGATCTCGCGCCAGGAACTCGTCGAACGGATCATTGCAGACGCATTGCCTGTGCGCTTTCAGATCCAGATGCACAAGGTGATTTGGGCGCCAGAACAGCGTGGGGTTTAG
- a CDS encoding MG2 domain-containing protein: MKFISLLAAWVVLAMSQNATVAAEYGNVVTAAEQLVRDGSYERAHQLYSSVVVTSLPRAEQRWVQFRLADTAWRSRAAAPGADSSRTDEARRQLEALVRDIQREEDRDRVWAEVQESLGDLAVTEHNQGLDRYQQALDWWAGARDVGLARTRYLEIVWKMARPRGTGRGDYFAYWHPTVPLPVLENALRIATNVNDRARASYLLAITLRSQGSPDQPARVPEAFEAALAAGKATDWHDDALYNYAEWMMGQGEVIPLGNGQWTTQPNYRKALELFRRLVSEYGKGETRYFDQAEAQIKSITDPQVDVSVPNVFLPGSEIQYMLSWRNVDTVALALYPVDLPQNARLTGGEKPTGWLESINLSSIERIRSWSHSTSNSANFMPGNATLRLDEKLSPGAYVLTADANGRHARDLVLVTDAAVVLKTSGRQALAYVCNALDSSPISNATVRIWERWHEDRRWHVRDYTLQTDTNGLAVVALETNASVNSREVIALARASDRQAFSIGNSYWHRQNFDEWKIFAFTDRPAYRPNETVHWKLIARQFDGANYSTPASQQIRMEITDPQGSKLQDETVTLNAFGSAFGTLPATSVMPLGEYRVQFFEMQTARGIGGATLFRLEEYKLPEFKVSVKTPESTNSSGAAIRKTFRLGDEVEASIEAEYYFGGPVANASVEVVIHQSPYWRVWPEPRPFPWFYEDTSSAVSIRWHRGFGGDQIVKRETVRTDALGRATVKFETPANHGQDLEYRIEARVTDASRREIIGSGTVRVTRQSYYVQARAGHNIYRPQDSVSVTFKALDANDQPVQAEGSVKVTRDYWYEIWVAPDGTEFRGEELKRRQAQSRIWPPPPERPDQKGWQLKFRGYEHDDIVARAVKTDTNGMATFSFTPEREGYYRVAWSSADVVRVTQYASFTNTITADTTVWVANNSTTELGYRRDGIEIIADKDTFRVGQTAPVMLIANTADRYVVFSVEGTDLYSYQLVHLSGTVKLVQLPIEEKHVPNIFLNATLVSDQQMFADTEEIVVPPTKNFLDVEVKSDRTTYRPRDEGTLTITTRDEQGRPVPAEVAVGLVDESVYYIQSDYAGDPRQFFYGSKRSHQVESQSTLQQKSYARLTETDASLEEEGMAAGGYPGEDFRFARAKNRRSSRDDFFDALGVVNGVENLSRRAGAEVSTLSAAAEMVPVETPAQAQAEPNVVVRSDFRATAVWQPDVTTDAFGKATVAVRYPDSTTSWKATARAVTRENQFGISETNTRTRQPLIVRLQAPRFFVVGDSVTISAVINNNTDQEMSVRPELQSAGVFSGTRFEPAAAIRIPPQGEGRADWNLKAAQPGEGQLKVIANSGSHTDAMERSYPVFEHGIEKFIAKSGKARANEITIKLDLPRERKPGSTSLDVFVTPSMAVTMLDALPYLINFPYGCTEQTMSRFLPAVITARTLRDLGLKPEDAMDRVFGGIETNAIAKTQPGGKRSLNQLEEITLAGLERLYDFQHSDGGWGWWKEGESDHWMTAYVVWGLTLARQADVEVRENVIESGAAFLEKEIVEEEENVDLQAFMLHALAVRRAGIPAVQPSRFETAAIQNLWSKRDRLNAYTRALFALSTHYFNDASKARTLVENLANGVQRDDRPDTSVLLPPAANQGSNSAVQGTAFWGSQRDYWRWSESGVEATAFALRAMLAIDPTNSLVEPACNWLIKNRRGAQWSNTRDTAIVILAMNDYLRTSGELKGEAGFEVSVNGRAIGGRRISGAEIFNAPSQFAVAPELIRDANEIRIRQTGSGSSLYFSAQAKFFSTEEPVAPAGSEIFVKREYFKLVGRPTLLKGYVYDQQPLRDGEEIRTGERFQTVVTIEGKNDYDYLVFEDLKPAGFEAVAIRSGESLYAKELKRSAVQAAAPENREGSDFTGRTRWVHQELRDRKVALFVDKLPQGLWEIRYDGRAEVPGKFHALPLLGQAMYVPEIRANGAELRVTVQDN, encoded by the coding sequence ATGAAATTCATCTCTTTGCTTGCAGCGTGGGTTGTTCTTGCAATGTCGCAGAACGCCACCGTTGCAGCTGAATATGGCAACGTTGTGACCGCGGCCGAACAGCTGGTGCGCGATGGATCCTACGAGCGTGCGCATCAGCTCTATTCGTCGGTCGTCGTGACCAGCCTTCCCCGCGCAGAACAGCGCTGGGTGCAATTCCGCCTCGCCGACACTGCATGGCGCTCGCGAGCCGCAGCACCGGGAGCTGACTCTTCGCGAACGGACGAAGCTCGACGGCAGCTCGAGGCGCTCGTGCGCGACATCCAGCGCGAAGAGGATCGGGATCGTGTTTGGGCTGAAGTCCAGGAATCGCTGGGAGATCTGGCCGTTACCGAGCACAACCAAGGATTGGACCGTTATCAGCAGGCGCTCGACTGGTGGGCGGGCGCGCGCGATGTGGGCCTGGCACGGACCCGCTACCTGGAGATCGTGTGGAAAATGGCCCGCCCGCGCGGCACGGGCCGTGGCGATTACTTCGCTTATTGGCATCCAACCGTTCCGTTGCCCGTGCTCGAAAACGCCTTACGCATTGCCACCAACGTGAACGACCGCGCACGCGCCAGTTACCTGCTGGCGATCACGCTTCGAAGCCAAGGCTCACCAGACCAACCTGCCCGCGTGCCCGAAGCCTTCGAGGCCGCCTTGGCCGCTGGTAAAGCCACGGACTGGCACGATGACGCCCTTTACAATTACGCCGAATGGATGATGGGCCAGGGCGAAGTAATCCCGCTGGGCAACGGGCAATGGACAACCCAGCCGAATTATCGGAAGGCGCTGGAGCTTTTCCGGCGGCTCGTGAGCGAATACGGCAAGGGTGAGACACGCTATTTCGACCAGGCCGAAGCGCAGATCAAAAGCATCACGGATCCGCAGGTGGATGTGTCGGTTCCCAACGTGTTTCTTCCCGGATCCGAAATCCAATACATGCTGAGCTGGCGCAATGTGGATACGGTCGCACTCGCGCTGTATCCCGTGGACCTGCCACAAAACGCGCGATTGACGGGCGGGGAGAAACCCACGGGCTGGTTGGAATCGATCAATCTTTCCTCAATTGAAAGGATCCGTTCCTGGTCACACTCCACATCGAACTCGGCCAACTTCATGCCGGGGAATGCCACGCTCCGACTCGACGAAAAACTCAGCCCCGGCGCTTACGTCCTCACAGCTGACGCGAATGGCAGGCATGCGCGCGACCTGGTCCTGGTGACGGATGCCGCGGTCGTGCTCAAAACATCCGGCAGGCAGGCGCTCGCGTATGTCTGCAATGCGCTGGACAGCTCTCCGATTTCGAATGCGACCGTCAGAATCTGGGAGCGATGGCATGAGGACCGCCGCTGGCATGTGCGGGATTACACATTGCAAACAGATACGAACGGGCTGGCAGTGGTGGCGCTTGAGACGAACGCGTCCGTGAACAGCCGCGAGGTCATCGCGCTCGCCCGTGCATCCGATCGCCAGGCGTTCAGCATTGGAAACAGTTATTGGCACCGTCAGAATTTCGATGAGTGGAAAATCTTCGCCTTCACGGATCGCCCGGCCTATCGTCCGAATGAAACCGTTCACTGGAAGTTGATCGCGCGACAATTCGACGGCGCCAATTATTCCACGCCCGCCAGCCAACAAATCCGCATGGAAATTACTGATCCGCAGGGTTCAAAACTTCAGGATGAAACAGTCACTCTAAACGCATTCGGCAGCGCTTTCGGAACTCTTCCCGCGACGTCCGTGATGCCGCTGGGCGAATATCGCGTGCAATTCTTCGAAATGCAGACGGCGCGCGGGATCGGCGGAGCGACGCTGTTTCGCCTCGAGGAATACAAACTTCCCGAATTCAAGGTGTCGGTGAAGACGCCCGAGTCGACGAACTCCAGCGGCGCCGCGATTCGAAAAACGTTCCGCCTTGGCGATGAAGTCGAAGCTTCGATTGAAGCCGAGTATTATTTCGGCGGACCTGTTGCGAACGCGTCAGTCGAGGTTGTCATCCATCAAAGCCCTTACTGGCGCGTGTGGCCTGAACCACGGCCCTTCCCCTGGTTTTACGAAGACACGAGCAGCGCGGTTTCAATCCGCTGGCATCGCGGCTTTGGCGGCGATCAGATCGTAAAGCGTGAGACTGTGCGCACCGATGCGCTAGGTCGCGCCACGGTGAAATTCGAAACCCCAGCGAACCACGGCCAGGATCTGGAGTATCGAATCGAAGCCCGCGTCACGGATGCTTCCCGGCGTGAAATCATCGGGAGCGGAACGGTGCGGGTGACCAGGCAGAGCTATTACGTGCAGGCGCGGGCCGGCCACAACATATACCGGCCGCAGGATTCGGTGAGCGTGACGTTCAAGGCGCTGGATGCGAACGATCAACCCGTGCAGGCGGAAGGTTCAGTGAAGGTCACCCGCGATTACTGGTATGAGATCTGGGTCGCGCCCGACGGAACCGAGTTCCGAGGCGAGGAGTTGAAACGACGCCAGGCCCAATCGCGCATCTGGCCTCCGCCCCCAGAGCGCCCCGATCAAAAGGGCTGGCAGTTGAAATTCCGCGGCTACGAGCACGATGACATCGTCGCGCGCGCCGTGAAAACGGACACGAACGGAATGGCAACGTTCAGCTTCACGCCGGAACGGGAAGGCTACTACCGCGTTGCGTGGAGCAGCGCCGACGTCGTCCGTGTAACGCAGTACGCTAGCTTCACAAACACGATCACCGCCGACACGACAGTCTGGGTGGCGAACAACTCAACAACAGAACTTGGATATCGACGCGACGGCATCGAAATTATTGCGGACAAGGACACGTTTCGCGTCGGACAAACCGCGCCAGTGATGCTGATTGCGAACACGGCTGACCGCTATGTCGTGTTCAGCGTGGAAGGCACGGATCTCTACAGTTACCAGCTGGTGCATCTGAGCGGAACCGTGAAGCTGGTGCAGCTGCCGATCGAGGAGAAGCACGTGCCCAACATTTTTCTGAATGCAACGCTCGTGAGCGACCAGCAGATGTTCGCAGACACGGAGGAAATTGTCGTGCCGCCCACCAAAAACTTCCTGGATGTCGAAGTGAAATCGGATCGGACCACCTATCGGCCGCGCGACGAAGGGACGCTCACGATCACCACGCGCGACGAACAGGGCCGGCCCGTCCCGGCGGAGGTTGCTGTGGGGCTGGTCGACGAATCGGTTTATTACATCCAATCGGATTATGCAGGCGATCCGCGGCAGTTCTTTTACGGATCGAAGCGGAGTCACCAGGTGGAGTCCCAAAGCACGCTTCAGCAGAAAAGTTATGCGCGGCTGACCGAGACGGATGCGAGCCTTGAGGAGGAAGGAATGGCCGCTGGGGGTTATCCGGGGGAGGACTTCAGATTCGCGAGAGCGAAGAACCGTCGGTCGAGCCGCGACGACTTTTTCGACGCCCTAGGTGTCGTCAACGGCGTCGAAAACCTGTCGCGTCGTGCTGGTGCGGAAGTTTCAACGCTCTCAGCGGCCGCAGAAATGGTCCCGGTCGAAACGCCAGCGCAAGCTCAAGCGGAGCCGAACGTGGTGGTGCGATCCGACTTCCGGGCAACCGCGGTGTGGCAACCGGATGTCACAACTGACGCCTTTGGAAAAGCGACCGTCGCGGTGAGGTACCCTGATTCAACAACCAGTTGGAAAGCGACAGCGCGCGCCGTCACGCGTGAGAACCAGTTTGGCATCAGTGAAACCAACACACGGACGCGGCAGCCATTGATCGTGCGCCTGCAGGCACCCCGGTTTTTTGTCGTGGGCGACAGCGTCACCATTTCCGCTGTGATCAATAACAACACGGATCAGGAAATGAGCGTTCGCCCCGAGCTGCAGTCAGCCGGCGTGTTTTCTGGAACACGGTTCGAACCTGCAGCTGCCATTCGAATCCCGCCTCAGGGCGAAGGACGGGCCGATTGGAACCTTAAAGCGGCCCAGCCAGGCGAAGGTCAATTGAAGGTCATCGCCAACTCCGGGAGCCACACTGATGCCATGGAACGTTCCTATCCCGTGTTTGAGCACGGCATTGAAAAATTCATCGCCAAGTCCGGAAAAGCGCGCGCGAACGAGATCACTATTAAACTCGACCTGCCCAGAGAACGCAAACCAGGCTCAACGTCGCTGGACGTGTTCGTCACGCCCAGCATGGCCGTGACGATGCTCGATGCGCTTCCCTATTTGATCAACTTTCCCTACGGCTGCACCGAGCAGACGATGAGCCGCTTCCTGCCTGCCGTAATCACTGCCAGAACGCTGCGTGACCTTGGGCTCAAGCCTGAAGACGCAATGGACCGCGTGTTCGGCGGCATTGAAACCAATGCAATCGCGAAGACACAGCCTGGCGGGAAGCGCTCATTGAACCAGTTGGAGGAGATCACGCTCGCGGGGCTGGAACGCCTGTACGATTTCCAGCACAGCGATGGCGGCTGGGGTTGGTGGAAGGAGGGCGAAAGCGATCATTGGATGACGGCTTATGTCGTGTGGGGTCTCACGCTAGCGCGCCAGGCGGATGTGGAAGTGCGGGAAAATGTCATTGAAAGCGGGGCTGCCTTTCTCGAAAAAGAAATCGTTGAAGAGGAGGAGAATGTGGATTTGCAAGCGTTCATGCTGCACGCGCTCGCAGTGCGCCGCGCAGGAATCCCAGCCGTCCAACCCTCGCGGTTCGAAACTGCGGCGATTCAGAATCTCTGGTCAAAACGCGATCGTCTGAATGCCTATACCCGGGCGCTGTTCGCGTTGAGCACGCATTATTTCAACGATGCGTCGAAGGCGCGCACGCTTGTTGAGAACCTTGCAAACGGAGTGCAGCGCGACGATCGGCCAGACACTTCGGTCCTGCTTCCGCCCGCAGCAAACCAAGGGTCCAACAGCGCTGTGCAGGGAACCGCGTTTTGGGGATCGCAACGCGATTACTGGCGATGGTCGGAAAGCGGCGTCGAGGCCACGGCATTTGCACTGCGCGCGATGCTGGCGATTGATCCCACGAACTCGCTTGTCGAGCCTGCGTGCAATTGGCTGATCAAGAACCGACGGGGCGCCCAATGGAGCAACACGCGGGATACCGCGATCGTGATCCTGGCGATGAATGACTACCTGCGCACGAGCGGCGAATTGAAGGGGGAAGCCGGGTTCGAGGTTTCGGTGAATGGCCGCGCGATCGGGGGCAGGCGGATTTCCGGCGCGGAAATCTTCAACGCGCCGAGCCAGTTTGCCGTCGCGCCTGAGCTGATCCGTGATGCCAACGAAATTCGGATTCGGCAGACTGGATCCGGGTCATCCCTGTATTTCTCAGCGCAGGCGAAATTCTTCAGCACCGAAGAACCCGTGGCGCCGGCGGGCAGCGAGATTTTCGTGAAACGTGAGTACTTCAAACTGGTCGGGCGGCCCACTCTGCTGAAGGGATATGTGTATGACCAGCAACCACTGCGCGATGGCGAGGAGATCCGAACTGGCGAGCGCTTCCAAACTGTTGTGACAATCGAGGGGAAGAATGATTACGATTACCTGGTGTTCGAAGACCTCAAGCCGGCCGGGTTTGAAGCCGTGGCGATTCGCAGCGGCGAATCACTTTACGCGAAGGAACTCAAACGGTCCGCAGTTCAGGCGGCCGCGCCTGAGAATCGTGAGGGAAGCGACTTCACTGGGCGGACGCGCTGGGTGCATCAGGAACTCCGGGATCGCAAGGTCGCTCTCTTCGTTGATAAACTGCCGCAAGGTTTGTGGGAGATCCGTTACGACGGCCGTGCTGAAGTTCCGGGAAAGTTCCACGCGCTGCCGCTGTTGGGCCAGGCAATGTACGTTCCTGAAATCCGGGCGAACGGCGCAGAACTGCGGGTGACCGTTCAAGACAATTAA
- a CDS encoding aspartate aminotransferase family protein gives MNTRETIDLLRTYESRNVLHVEPDGSWPIVWAKAKGVHVWDAEGRKYLDLTAAFGVAAAGHANPRVVEAARQQLGTLVHAMGDVHPHARKAELARTLSRVTFERWQAPGRWLHGKTIFCNSGFEAVEAALKTAMLATGRHGVIAFHGGYHGLGYGSLNTTHREHFRGPFKMQLKEFGHFVQFPSRAADLPIIELLIRRIFQRGWVGAILVEPIQARGGINVPPPEFLRLLRRLCDEHKALLILDEIYTGFGRTGRMFACEHDAVVPDVICLGKALTGGFPLSACVGKADVMDAAWPESTGEAIHTSTFLGHPVGCAMALAHIDEIETHALAEQSSSLGEFLLQELQAQLPMTGLHMLARGIGLMVGLELRAADGKPATAAALKAIKAMLQRGYILLPEGERGNIISFTPPLTISRQQLSETSAALAEVLNQQ, from the coding sequence ATGAATACGCGCGAAACCATTGACCTGCTCCGAACCTACGAATCGCGCAACGTGCTGCATGTCGAGCCTGACGGTTCGTGGCCGATCGTGTGGGCCAAGGCGAAGGGCGTGCATGTGTGGGATGCGGAGGGTCGCAAGTACCTCGACCTCACGGCTGCTTTCGGGGTGGCTGCCGCGGGCCACGCGAATCCGCGTGTCGTCGAAGCAGCGCGGCAGCAGTTGGGAACGCTCGTCCATGCAATGGGCGATGTGCACCCGCACGCGCGGAAGGCCGAGCTGGCCCGCACACTCAGTCGCGTCACGTTCGAGCGCTGGCAAGCTCCCGGGCGATGGCTGCACGGAAAAACCATTTTCTGCAATTCTGGATTCGAGGCCGTTGAGGCAGCCTTGAAAACCGCGATGCTTGCAACTGGCCGGCACGGTGTGATCGCGTTTCACGGGGGGTACCACGGCCTCGGCTACGGTTCATTGAACACGACGCATCGGGAACATTTCCGCGGTCCTTTCAAAATGCAGCTGAAGGAGTTCGGGCATTTCGTCCAATTCCCGTCACGCGCCGCCGATCTGCCCATTATCGAACTGCTAATCCGCCGTATTTTTCAACGCGGCTGGGTGGGCGCGATTCTCGTTGAACCGATTCAGGCGCGAGGCGGAATCAATGTTCCCCCGCCGGAATTCCTGCGACTGCTCCGCCGGCTTTGTGACGAACACAAGGCGCTGTTGATTCTCGACGAAATTTACACTGGCTTCGGCCGCACGGGCAGGATGTTCGCGTGCGAACACGATGCCGTGGTGCCGGACGTGATCTGCCTGGGCAAAGCCCTGACGGGCGGTTTCCCGTTGTCGGCATGCGTCGGCAAAGCGGATGTCATGGATGCCGCCTGGCCGGAGTCAACAGGCGAGGCGATCCATACCAGCACCTTTCTGGGGCATCCTGTCGGGTGCGCGATGGCACTCGCGCACATCGACGAAATCGAAACCCATGCACTGGCGGAGCAAAGCAGCAGTCTCGGCGAATTCCTGCTTCAAGAGTTGCAGGCGCAACTGCCAATGACAGGATTGCACATGCTGGCACGTGGTATTGGCCTGATGGTGGGCCTCGAATTGCGAGCGGCCGACGGAAAACCGGCCACAGCTGCGGCCCTGAAAGCGATCAAGGCGATGCTTCAGCGGGGTTATATTCTCCTGCCGGAAGGAGAGCGCGGCAACATCATCAGCTTCACTCCGCCTCTCACGATCAGCAGGCAACAACTCTCTGAAACATCGGCAGCGCTCGCCGAAGTTTTGAACCAGCAATGA